A stretch of DNA from Granulicella pectinivorans:
GTTGGACTTGGCAAGCTCGACATCGTTGCCGCGCGTCTTGTTCATCTGGATGCGCTTGTAGTGGTTGTAGACGGCCACGGCGAGCTTCTTCTTGGTCTGATCCTGGCCGATGACGTACTCATCGAGGAAGGCTTTGACCTCCTGCGGCTTGGGCAGGGCAGCGGGTGCGGCACCGGGGGTGGCTTCCGAGCGGTCGTCTTCGAGGATGGAGTTGCAGACGGCGACGCACTCATCGCAGATATAGGCGCGCGGGTAGTCGGAGGGCGAGGAGATGAGCTTGGCTACGGCGTCCTGCGATTTGTGGCAGAAGGAACAACGTAAGGACTCGTCTGAACCACGTGAGGTTTTCATAGATGCAGTGATGCTCCTTCTTGCGGGCCGCGTACTCTGAAGTACAAGTTTACACCCGTTGGGGGTGCGGGTTCCGGACGCGGGTGGGGTGACTCACGGAAGTACCGTGGTGGGATCACGATTTGCGGGAGTTTGCGGCAGCAGATCTCCTTTGGAGATGACAACCAAAAGCGCAACGGCGAGATGACGAACAACGGCGCGACCGAAGCCGCGCCGTTTGCGGTGGTGCGGTTGATTTTAGGTGCGGGGGCGGTCGATGATGTCGTCGATGATGCCGTACTCGCGGGCCTGGGGGGCGGTCATGATGAAGTCGCGCTCTACGTCGCGCTCGATCTGGGAGAGGGCCTGACCGGTGCTCTTGGCCATGAGGGTGTTGGTGATCTCGCGGATGCGAAGGATCTCGCGTGCGTGGATGTCGATGTCCGTCGCCTGTCCGGAGAGACCGCCCATGGAGGGCTGGTGGATGAGGATGCGGGAGTTGGGCAGGGCGAAACGCTTGCCCTTCTTGCCTGCCATCAGCAGGAAAGCTCCCATGGAGGCGGCCTGACCGATGCAGAAGGTCATGACGTCGTTCTTGATCCACTGCATGGTGTCGTAGATGGCGAGGCCCGCGGTGATGGAGCCACCGGGCGAGTTGATGTAGAGCTGGATGTCCTTGTCGGGATCTTCGCTCGAGAGGAAGAGCAGTTGGGCGATGATGACGTTGGCTACGCTGTCATCGATGGGCGTGCCCAGGAAGATGATGTTGTCGCGAAGGAGGCGGCTATAGATGTCATAGCTGCGTTCTCCACGGCTGGTCTGCTCGACGACGAATGGCATGTATCCCATGGCGCTCTCTTTTCTCCGACTTCGGTTAAGCAACAGATGATGGCTGAGCAGCTTTGGAGGCAAAACAAACGGGGATTCTCGCCGCACTCTTGCTGAGAAGAGCTTAGCGGAGAATCCCCTGTGGGTTACGAGGCTAGTTTTTCGTAGAGGACGGTGCCGGTCTTCTCGCGACGCATCTGTTCCTTCATGCGGTCGATGGCTCCATCCTTCTGCATGCGCTCGCGGAGGGACTCGAGCGGCTCACGACCCTGGATGGACATGATGAGGAGCTCGCGGTCGACCTCTTCCTGATCGACTTCGACCTTCTCGGCGTCGGCGATGCGATCGAGGATGAGCGAAGCCTTCACTTCATTCACGGCCTGGTCACGCTGGGCTTCGCGGAGGCGGTTGAAGTCGA
This window harbors:
- the clpP gene encoding ATP-dependent Clp endopeptidase proteolytic subunit ClpP: MLNRSRRKESAMGYMPFVVEQTSRGERSYDIYSRLLRDNIIFLGTPIDDSVANVIIAQLLFLSSEDPDKDIQLYINSPGGSITAGLAIYDTMQWIKNDVMTFCIGQAASMGAFLLMAGKKGKRFALPNSRILIHQPSMGGLSGQATDIDIHAREILRIREITNTLMAKSTGQALSQIERDVERDFIMTAPQAREYGIIDDIIDRPRT